Proteins co-encoded in one Megalops cyprinoides isolate fMegCyp1 chromosome 1, fMegCyp1.pri, whole genome shotgun sequence genomic window:
- the foxk2 gene encoding forkhead box protein K2 isoform X2 has product MTRCTFRFPSTNIKITFTALSSDKKERREAPESPVKPVQPQISPLTINIPDNIAHLMSPLPSPTGTISAANSCPSSPRGAGTSGYRMGRVLTSDLQLIGDNSQSENDKEASGGDSPKDDSKPPYSYAQLIVQAITMAQDKQLTLNGIYTHITKNYPYYRTADKGWQNSIRHNLSLNRYFIKVPRSQEEPGKGSFWRIDPASESKLIEQAFRKRRPRGVPCFRTPLGPLSSRSAPASPNHSGVLSAHSSGVQTPDSLSREGSPVPMEPEAASAPASAPAPAPAPAPATAVQPKLAVIQEARFAQSAPGSPLNSQPVLITVQRQLPQTIKPVTYAVATPVTTSSTQQPVMQTVHVVHQIPTVSVTTVAGLTAANTYTVAGQAVVAQAALVNHPKAEPQENGEHKEVKVKVEPVPAITHASIGAASRIIQTSQATPLQTVTIVQQAPLGQHQLPIKAITQNGTHVVPITTAIQGQVNTAVASPLHMLATHASASASLPTKRQNGDQAEQPELKRIKTEEGEGIVMAVNMDRPAVSEQGSQN; this is encoded by the exons ATGCACTTTCAGGTTTCCTAGCACAAACATCAAGATCACATTCACAGCACTATCCAGCGacaagaaggagaggagagaagcacCAGAGTCCCCTGTGAAGCCGGTGCAGCCCCAGATCTCGCCTCTGACCATAAACATTCCCGATAACATTGCTCACCTGATGAGCCCTCTTCCATCGCCCACTGGCACCATAAG CGCTGCCAATTCCTGCCCCTCAAGTCCGCGGGGCGCGGGAACGTCCGGCTACAGAATGGGGCGCGTCCTCACGTCCGACCTGCAGCTCATTGGGGACAACTCCCAATCTGAGAACGACAAGGAAGCATCCGGCGGAGACAGCCCTAAG GATGACTCCAAGCCCCCATACTCATATGCACAGTTAATAGTACAAGCCATCACCATGGCACAGGACAAACAGCTTACCCTAAATGGAATATATACCCATATCACCAAAAACTACCCCTACTATAGGACAGCGGACAAGGGCTGGCAG AACTCAATTCGTCACAATCTTTCTCTGAACCGCTACTTTATTAAAGTGCCCAGATCCCAGGAAGAACCGGGCAAGGGCTCTTTCTGGAGGATAGACCCCGCCTCAGAGAGCAAGCTCATAGAGCAGGCCTTCAGGAAACGAAGGCCAAGGGGTGTACCCTGCTTTCGAACACCCCTTGGGCCTCTTTCATCCAG GAGTGCCCCAGCTTCCCCAAATCACTCCGGGGTGTTGTCTGCTCACTCAAGCGGGGTGCAGACCCCTGACAGCCTGTCTCGAGAGGGCTCCCCTGTGCCCATGGAACCAGAGGCAGCCTCTGCCCCTGCCTcagctcctgcccctgcccctgcccccgcccctgCCACAGCTGTGCAGCCCAAGCTAGCTGTGATTCAGGAGGCCCGCTTCGCTCAGAGTGCACCCG gttCCCCTCTGAATAGCCAGCCAGTTTTAATTACGGTTCAGCGTCAGCTGCCCCAGACCATCAAGCCGGTGACGTATGCAGTGGCCACGCCCGTCACCACTTCCTCTACTCAGCAGCCTGTCATGCAGACTGTTCATGTTGTCCACCAAATCCCGACGGTTTCGGTCACCACTGTGGCTGGGCTGACTGCCGCGAACACCTACACTGTAGCTGGGCAGGCTGTAGTGGCCCAGGCTGCCCTGGTCAACCACCCCAAGGCAGAGCCGCAGGAGAACGGAGAGCACAAGGAAGTCAAAG TGAAAGTGGAACCTGTTCCTGCCATCACCCATGCCTCTATAGGAGCTGCTAGTCGCATCATCCAGACCTCTCAAGCGACACCCTTACAGACAGTTACCATAGTGCAGCAGGCACCCCTGGGTCAGCACCAGCTTCCTATAAAGGCCATAACACAAAATGGCACCCACGTAGTGCCCATCACCACTGCCATACAAGGACAGGTTAACACAG cagTTGCAAGCCCACTACACATGCTGGCCACCcatgcctctgcctctgcctctctccctacCAAGAGGCAGAATGGAGACCAGGCGGAGCAGCCGGAGCTAAAGAGGATCAAAACGGAGGAAGGGGAGGGCATAGTGATGGCGGTGAACATGGACAGGCCAGCAGTCAGCGAACAAGGCAGCCAGAACTAG